Part of the Methanobrevibacter sp. genome, TGGACTTCAATGTACAAAGAATTCGCTGAAACTGCACGTGAAGAAGGCTTTGATGATATTGCAGACTTATTTGATGCTGCAGGTGCAACTGAAAAAGCACACGAAGACAGATACAACGCTTTAACTGATAAAATCAAAGCTGATAAAGTATTCAAAAAAGATGAAGAAATTGCATGGAAATGTAACAATTGTGGATACATCCATTATGGAAAAGAAGCTCCTGAAGTATGTCCATTATGTGATCACCCACAAGCTCACTTCAGAAAACAAGATACCAGTTATATCTAAATTCAAACGGAAGTTCAAACTTCCTATTTTTTTCTATTTTTTT contains:
- the rbr gene encoding rubrerythrin; the encoded protein is MADLKGTKTEENLKAALAGESQARVKYEFYASQAKKDGYVEIKEIFQESSDNEKEHAKIWFKLLNGGKVPDTLTNLADAAAGEHEEWTSMYKEFAETAREEGFDDIADLFDAAGATEKAHEDRYNALTDKIKADKVFKKDEEIAWKCNNCGYIHYGKEAPEVCPLCDHPQAHFRKQDTSYI